GTTCCCCGCCCCCATCCCCGTCCCGCTGCTGCGCAGGCACCGGCCCcaagcagctgcagccctggctcaTTGGCCTCACGGCCGTCGTCGTCTTCCTCTTCATCGTCTTCGTGCTCTTGCTCGTCAACCGGCTCTGGCAGCTCCGGAGGCGCAGGTAGGCCGGGGGGCGGCCGAGGGTGCTGCGGGGTGGGCACAGCGCCGTCCCCGGgccctgctcagcccctctCTCCCCTCGCAGGAAGCAGGACGGCCTCCAGGACACCCAGGGGACCGGCAGGTACGGCAGctccgggggctgcgggggtgacaccgcccccccccaccccggcctcGGTTCCCCCTGGGGACGGCGGCATGGCTGGCGGTGTCACGCGTGGTGCGGCGGTGCCGTGCGTGGCCCGGCGCGTCCTTGGCGACGGTGACGCCCCAGGGGAGCaggccggggggtggggggggtcccgtCGGGGGGGGCGGCTATGCCTCGCTGAcacctccctcccagcaggctGGAGCGGGCCGGCCGCACCAACCCAGCGGCAGAGAAGAACAGCGACGAGGAGAGCGACAGCGAGGAGCAAAGCAAGGCCACGTCCTTCTGAGGCGGTGACCGTCCGCCGCCCACCCGGTGCCCGGCCCTGGGGACGCCCCGTCGGGGACCACGTCCTCAGCCCCGTCCGCGGGTTGCAGATCCGCGCCGGGTTTTACGGGGCGGCCGAGGGGCGG
This window of the Grus americana isolate bGruAme1 chromosome 28, bGruAme1.mat, whole genome shotgun sequence genome carries:
- the SMIM24 gene encoding small integral membrane protein 24 produces the protein MQGASQPLSLLVLLVLTASARGQAGTGPKQLQPWLIGLTAVVVFLFIVFVLLLVNRLWQLRRRRKQDGLQDTQGTGRLERAGRTNPAAEKNSDEESDSEEQSKATSF